The following coding sequences lie in one Meles meles chromosome X, mMelMel3.1 paternal haplotype, whole genome shotgun sequence genomic window:
- the TIMP1 gene encoding metalloproteinase inhibitor 1, with protein sequence MHPGSLEACGFRTAPTPAPRVDIYPPLLRPCRHRRRPSTPERYTRAPTMAPLAPLASCILLLLWLTAPSRACTCAPPHPQTAFCNSQIVIRAKFVGTAEVNQTDLNRRYEIKMTKMFKGFSALGNASDIRFVDTPALESVCGYFHRSQNRSEEFLIAGNLQNGHLQINTCSFVAPWNRLSSAQRRGFTKTYAAGCEECTVFACSSLPCKLQSDTHCLWTDQFLTGSDKGFQSRQLACLPREPGLCTWQSLRPRVA encoded by the exons ATGCATCCAGGAAGCCTGGAGGCCTGTGGTTTCCGCACcgctcccacccccgcccctcgcGTGGACATTTATCCCCCGCTGCTCAGGCCCTGCCGCCATCGCCGCAGACCCAGCACCCCTGAGAGATACACCAGAG cacCCACCATGGCACCCTTGGCACCCCTGGCCTCCTGCATCCTGTTATTGCTGTGGCTGACAGCCCCCAGCAGGGCCTGTACCTGTGCCCCACCGCACCCGCAGACAGCCTTCTGCAACTCCCAGATCG TCATCAGGGCCAAGTTCGTGGGGACTGCAGAAGTCAACCAGACCGACTTAAACCGGCGTTATGAGATCAAGATGACCAAG ATGTTCAAAGGCTTCAGCGCCTTGGGGAATGCCTCTGACATCCGGTTCGTCGACACCCCCGCCCTGGAGAGCGTCTGCGGATACTTCCACAGGTCCCAGAACCGCAGCGAGGAGTTTCTCATCGCTG GAAACCTGCAGAATGGACACCTGCAGATCAACACCTGCAGTTTCGTGGCTCCCTGGAACAGACTGAGTAGCGCTCAGCGTCGGGGCTTCACCAAGACCTATGCCGCCGGCTGCGAGGAGTGCACG GTGTTCGCCTGCTCATCCCTCCCCTGCAAGCTGCAGAGTGACACTCATTGCTTGTGGACCGACCAGTTCCTCACCGGCTCGGACAAGGGTTTCCAGAGCCGCCAGCTTGCCTGCCTGCCCAGAGAGCCTGGGCTCTGCACCTGGCAGTCCCTGCGGCCTCGGGTGGCCTAG